One segment of Luteolibacter rhizosphaerae DNA contains the following:
- a CDS encoding PqiC family protein, with amino-acid sequence MRAFLLLPFLLLASCADPKSFYVLSAEGPAPSGGGVGVGVGPVSIAGYIDRPNLIFQETGNRMAVAESHRWAGDLEENIARVTATNLGRRLNTGNVRVYPWGSDGELRYQISLDIRQLHGTDNGEAVIDAAWRVYSLPDRRMIASRSWSGSEEMGADGYDALAAAESRLLARLAGEIAAGLR; translated from the coding sequence ATGCGCGCCTTCCTCCTGCTCCCCTTCCTTCTCCTTGCTTCCTGCGCGGATCCCAAATCTTTCTACGTGCTCAGCGCGGAGGGCCCGGCACCCTCCGGCGGGGGCGTGGGCGTCGGCGTCGGCCCGGTTTCCATCGCCGGCTACATCGATCGCCCGAACCTGATCTTCCAGGAAACCGGAAACCGCATGGCTGTCGCGGAGTCCCACCGCTGGGCCGGAGATCTGGAGGAGAACATCGCGCGCGTGACCGCCACCAATCTCGGACGCCGCCTCAATACCGGCAATGTCCGCGTCTACCCTTGGGGCAGCGACGGCGAGCTGCGCTATCAGATCTCGCTGGATATCCGCCAACTCCACGGCACCGACAACGGCGAGGCCGTGATTGATGCGGCATGGCGCGTCTATTCCCTTCCCGACCGCCGCATGATCGCTTCCCGCTCCTGGTCCGGCAGCGAGGAGATGGGGGCCGATGGTTACGATGCCCTGGCTGCGGCGGAAAGCCGCCTGCTGGCACGCTTGGCGGGCGAGATCGCGGCGGGCCTCCGCTAA